The Fulvivirga ligni genome window below encodes:
- the uvrC gene encoding excinuclease ABC subunit UvrC, which yields MQIPKLTVDQRSMLPNEPGVYKFYNKEDKLIYVGKAKSLRKRVGSYFTKSHQLNRKTRKLISEIVAIAYTIANTELDALLLENNLIKENQPKYNILLKDDKTFPYICIINERFPRIISTRKFDPTFGEYFGPFSSVVAMKNVLELIRKLYTIRTCKLNLTPKNINQNKFKVCLEYHIGNCKGPCENFQSEEDYNQEIEQARHILKGNLGVVKTYFKDNMSVAASKLEFENAQLFKDKLGLLEKFQIKSTVVNPKLSELDVFTIVTEKQTAFVNYMQVNNGAITLAKTVEIKKKLDETNDEVLRLVAVELRDQHSSNHKEVISNEELDLGEGIINTVPKIGDKKKLLDLSLKNALEYKKEKLTYSGKKKKNEVLVQMKMDLKLTEIPEHIECFDNSNLQGTNPVASMVCFKDGKPSKKDYRHFNIKTVVGPDDFASMNEIVHRRYQRLLNENAPLPQLIVIDGGKGQLSSACDALKGLDLYGKIPIVGIAKRLEEIYYPEDSIPVHISKKSPSLLLLQRIRDEAHRFAITFHRNKRSSATFNTELESIPGIGKNTTDKLLLTFKSTTKVRSATLEELIDVVGTQKAQTVYNYFKQKKAQ from the coding sequence ATGCAAATACCAAAATTAACGGTTGATCAACGAAGTATGCTCCCTAATGAACCGGGAGTATACAAATTTTATAATAAAGAAGATAAATTAATTTATGTTGGAAAGGCCAAAAGTTTAAGAAAACGAGTTGGCAGCTATTTCACCAAATCGCATCAACTAAATAGAAAAACGCGCAAACTCATATCAGAGATTGTAGCCATTGCCTATACCATAGCCAATACCGAACTTGATGCACTTCTTCTGGAGAACAACCTGATCAAGGAGAATCAACCTAAATACAACATCCTTTTAAAGGATGATAAAACCTTTCCGTACATCTGTATAATTAATGAAAGGTTTCCTCGCATCATTTCCACAAGAAAATTCGATCCCACTTTCGGTGAATATTTTGGCCCGTTTTCTAGCGTAGTTGCCATGAAAAATGTGTTAGAGCTTATTAGAAAGCTTTACACCATCAGAACCTGCAAGCTTAACCTGACACCAAAAAACATTAATCAGAATAAGTTCAAGGTTTGTCTGGAATATCATATTGGCAATTGCAAAGGACCTTGTGAAAACTTTCAATCTGAAGAGGATTATAATCAGGAAATAGAACAAGCCAGACATATACTAAAAGGTAATCTTGGCGTAGTAAAGACCTATTTTAAAGATAATATGTCCGTTGCTGCTTCAAAACTCGAATTTGAAAACGCTCAATTATTTAAGGATAAATTAGGCCTCCTGGAAAAATTCCAGATTAAGTCTACCGTAGTTAATCCAAAATTATCAGAGCTAGATGTTTTCACAATTGTTACCGAAAAACAAACGGCCTTTGTGAATTATATGCAAGTGAATAATGGTGCAATCACTCTTGCTAAAACCGTAGAGATCAAAAAGAAACTAGATGAAACCAATGATGAGGTTCTTAGGCTTGTTGCGGTTGAGTTAAGAGATCAGCACAGTAGTAATCATAAAGAAGTTATTTCTAACGAGGAGCTAGATCTGGGAGAAGGAATAATAAACACCGTGCCTAAAATTGGTGATAAGAAAAAACTGCTAGACTTATCACTAAAAAATGCTCTAGAGTACAAAAAAGAAAAGCTCACTTACTCAGGGAAGAAAAAGAAGAACGAAGTATTAGTCCAGATGAAAATGGACTTGAAACTCACGGAGATACCAGAGCATATTGAATGTTTTGATAACAGTAACTTACAAGGCACAAACCCTGTGGCTTCAATGGTGTGTTTCAAAGATGGGAAACCATCAAAGAAAGACTATAGGCATTTCAACATTAAAACAGTAGTTGGCCCAGATGACTTCGCATCAATGAATGAGATAGTTCACAGAAGATATCAGCGGCTTTTGAATGAAAACGCACCACTTCCACAACTTATAGTAATCGATGGAGGTAAAGGCCAATTAAGCAGCGCATGTGATGCTCTTAAAGGTCTGGATCTATATGGGAAGATACCTATTGTCGGAATTGCCAAAAGACTAGAAGAAATCTATTATCCCGAAGACAGCATACCGGTTCATATAAGCAAAAAGTCCCCGTCACTATTGCTTCTTCAAAGAATACGAGATGAAGCACATAGATTCGCCATTACCTTTCATAGAAATAAAAGGAGCAGTGCAACATTTAACACAGAACTTGAAAGCATTCCAGGCATTGGCAAAAACACTACAGACAAACTGCTTCTTACTTTCAAGTCCACCACAAAAGTAAGATCAGCAACCTTAGAAGAACTCATTGATGTGGTAGGTACACAAAAAGCCCAAACAGTATATAATTACTTTAAACAAAAAAAGGCTCAGTAA
- the gldN gene encoding type IX secretion system protein PorN/GldN: MLNFKKYILIVLIGLLAVPAFAQLSELEQYNPNSIEPIARYEHLFKRRVWRTIDLQEKQNKGFFARGGEITGFILDAIKSGELVDLYTNDSLTSKMGKDEFMQRLVYQPGLEIAPWEAGVEYYEGDQVKYNGKVYSAIFDEVTSIPSDSPDDWEETPGVGDAILFLPRQITIMRLMEDMIFDKRRSRLYYKPQSIQLIIPGSYTLDGVELPLVVLKYKDLHKLFKDHPESAIWINRYNSAENKNFADAFELREFRSTLFKFENPDDDPIVDMYKNRMEAVMASEWWEMELMEKEHNLWEY; this comes from the coding sequence ATGTTAAATTTTAAGAAATACATTTTAATTGTCTTGATAGGGTTGTTGGCTGTACCCGCATTCGCTCAGTTAAGTGAGCTAGAGCAATACAATCCCAACTCTATTGAACCAATAGCTAGGTACGAACATTTGTTCAAGAGAAGGGTTTGGAGAACAATTGATTTACAAGAGAAACAAAATAAAGGATTCTTTGCTCGTGGTGGCGAGATCACAGGTTTTATTTTGGATGCTATTAAATCAGGCGAGTTGGTTGATCTTTATACAAATGATTCTCTTACCAGCAAAATGGGCAAGGATGAGTTCATGCAAAGACTTGTTTACCAACCTGGTTTAGAAATAGCTCCGTGGGAAGCTGGAGTTGAATATTACGAAGGAGACCAAGTGAAGTATAATGGGAAAGTTTACTCTGCTATATTTGATGAGGTGACTTCGATTCCGTCAGATTCACCGGATGATTGGGAAGAAACTCCCGGCGTAGGTGATGCTATTCTTTTCTTGCCTCGTCAGATTACCATTATGAGATTAATGGAGGATATGATTTTTGACAAGAGAAGATCAAGACTATACTACAAGCCACAGAGTATTCAATTAATCATTCCAGGATCTTACACTCTGGATGGTGTTGAATTACCACTAGTTGTTTTGAAATACAAAGACTTACATAAGTTATTTAAAGATCACCCTGAAAGTGCTATCTGGATTAACAGATACAATAGTGCTGAGAATAAGAATTTTGCTGATGCTTTTGAGCTAAGAGAATTCAGATCTACATTATTCAAATTTGAAAATCCTGATGACGATCCAATCGTTGATATGTACAAAAACAGAATGGAAGCTGTTATGGCATCGGAATGGTGGGAAATGGAACTTATGGAAAAAGAACATAACCTTTGGGAATACTAA
- a CDS encoding transglycosylase domain-containing protein, which translates to MDFKSFLKKANEKSSKKTKGFKIAIISLWVFFFIMVVIVPTYIITVSNDFMGLYGGMPSIRAMENPENDLSSDLLSADEVSLGRYSRYNRSQVTFDQLSPALVNTLLSSEDHRFYKHPGIDLTGLMRAVVGKLTLNYAGGGSTITMQLAENLFNTMTENEGSLYKVGGLREIIIKTKEWIIAVQLERNFTKEEIMAMYFNTVSFGSLSFGIKAAAETFFSKQPSELTYSESAVLVGLLQGTYAFSPIYNYDNSLSKRNQVLGKIYRHGHISKIELDTLREKPINTENYNVANQNTGIAPYFRKVIRPYLLKWCKENNYDLYEDGLKIYTTLDSRMQKYAEQAVSEHMSELQKLFDDHWKGRNPWVNSQGEIPNFVEKTFKRKSPYYDQLVKRYGKDSDSLNIAMNLKKKMTVFSWQGEIDTVMSSLDSVNYYERFLNTGMMSMNPHTGHIKAWVGGIDHKYFKYDHVQQGKRQPGSTFKPFVYGTAIEQGYPPCYEVPDVMVTFDLPEGGTWTTPNADGTYGTGEKMTIRQGMARSINTITSHMMKVVGPKNVVDFAHRVGITSKLDAVPSLCLGVSDVTVFELVGAYSTYANKGIYTEPYFITKIEDKNGNVIENFVPKTRQAISQQTAYKMIYMLRGGVEERDGTSVGINRELKINNEVGGKTGTTNNASDGWYMGVTNDLVTGVWVGGDERSIHFRNWYYGQGAKTARPIWEKYMLKVYEDETLDVKKGPFERPPGGIDVNLDCSRYNQTNPSDSTAVEEIREDDMWKDDDFN; encoded by the coding sequence ATGGACTTTAAAAGCTTTTTAAAAAAGGCCAATGAGAAATCCAGCAAAAAAACAAAGGGATTTAAAATAGCCATTATCTCCTTGTGGGTTTTCTTTTTCATAATGGTAGTGATTGTTCCTACCTACATTATTACAGTTAGTAATGATTTTATGGGGCTATATGGCGGCATGCCAAGTATTAGGGCTATGGAAAACCCTGAAAACGATCTTTCTTCAGATCTACTATCAGCGGATGAAGTTTCTTTAGGAAGATACTCTAGATACAACAGAAGCCAGGTAACATTTGATCAGCTATCCCCGGCATTGGTCAACACATTGTTATCCTCAGAAGACCATAGATTTTATAAGCACCCCGGCATTGATCTTACTGGATTAATGAGAGCCGTAGTTGGAAAATTAACATTAAACTACGCTGGTGGTGGTAGTACCATAACCATGCAGCTCGCTGAGAACCTTTTTAATACTATGACTGAAAATGAAGGATCTCTCTACAAAGTAGGTGGTTTGAGAGAAATCATTATCAAAACAAAAGAGTGGATTATTGCGGTACAGTTGGAGCGAAACTTTACCAAAGAGGAAATTATGGCCATGTATTTTAATACTGTGTCATTCGGTAGTTTATCTTTTGGTATAAAAGCAGCCGCTGAAACCTTCTTTTCCAAACAGCCTAGTGAGCTAACTTATTCAGAATCGGCAGTACTAGTAGGTTTGCTTCAGGGAACTTACGCTTTTAGCCCCATTTACAATTATGACAACTCTCTGAGTAAACGGAATCAGGTATTAGGTAAGATATATCGTCACGGTCATATTTCAAAAATAGAATTAGATACTCTGAGAGAGAAACCCATTAATACAGAAAATTATAATGTAGCCAATCAAAATACGGGGATAGCCCCCTACTTCCGTAAAGTCATTAGACCTTATCTTTTGAAATGGTGTAAGGAAAATAATTATGACTTATACGAAGATGGTCTGAAAATTTATACTACCCTTGATAGTCGGATGCAGAAATATGCCGAACAAGCAGTATCTGAGCACATGAGTGAACTGCAGAAACTATTTGATGATCACTGGAAGGGAAGAAACCCGTGGGTTAATAGCCAGGGTGAAATTCCAAACTTCGTAGAAAAGACATTCAAAAGAAAATCTCCTTACTATGACCAACTTGTAAAGCGTTATGGTAAAGATTCAGACAGCTTAAATATTGCCATGAATCTGAAGAAAAAAATGACAGTGTTCAGCTGGCAGGGAGAAATCGATACAGTAATGAGTTCACTTGATTCTGTGAACTACTATGAAAGATTTTTAAATACTGGTATGATGTCAATGAATCCTCATACCGGGCATATAAAGGCCTGGGTAGGAGGAATAGATCATAAATACTTTAAGTATGATCACGTGCAGCAAGGTAAGAGACAGCCTGGCTCTACCTTCAAACCATTTGTTTACGGTACAGCAATAGAGCAAGGATATCCTCCATGTTATGAGGTGCCAGATGTAATGGTGACTTTTGATTTACCAGAAGGAGGCACCTGGACTACCCCTAATGCTGATGGAACATATGGAACCGGTGAAAAAATGACTATTCGACAAGGAATGGCCCGATCGATCAACACGATCACTTCTCACATGATGAAAGTGGTTGGCCCTAAGAACGTAGTTGATTTTGCTCATAGAGTGGGTATAACCAGTAAACTCGATGCTGTTCCTTCATTATGTCTTGGTGTAAGTGATGTCACAGTCTTTGAGCTTGTAGGTGCATACAGCACATACGCCAATAAAGGCATCTATACAGAACCTTACTTCATTACAAAAATTGAAGACAAAAATGGTAACGTGATCGAAAACTTTGTACCTAAGACGCGACAAGCCATCAGTCAGCAGACAGCCTACAAAATGATATATATGCTTCGCGGCGGTGTTGAAGAGCGGGACGGAACCTCTGTGGGGATCAATCGTGAGTTAAAAATCAATAACGAAGTTGGCGGTAAAACAGGAACTACAAATAATGCATCAGACGGTTGGTACATGGGCGTGACCAATGACCTTGTAACTGGAGTTTGGGTAGGTGGTGATGAAAGAAGTATTCACTTTAGAAACTGGTATTATGGTCAAGGGGCAAAAACTGCTCGTCCTATTTGGGAGAAATACATGCTGAAGGTTTATGAAGACGAAACCCTTGACGTGAAAAAAGGACCATTCGAAAGACCTCCTGGTGGCATTGACGTTAACCTTGATTGTAGTAGATACAATCAAACTAACCCTTCTGACTCAACAGCAGTAGAGGAAATAAGAGAGGATGACATGTGGAAAGATGATGATTTTAATTAG
- the gldM gene encoding type IX secretion system protein PorM/GldM, which translates to MAGGKETPRQRMIGMMYLVLTALLALNVSSAVLEKFVFIDETLKESGAQISEKNGKTLTAITGEVKKKGDRGNDVVVLNKAKKVREMTQETLTYMDGLRDRMVEETGGRDEEGNLVGTKDTEGVGNVMIRNGEGDKLQKMLNDYAKQLSTMTGDKFEPLAKDAKDIPIAASDPNQAKKAFAEYYFAETPTAAGMATISQLETELLGYEARALEDLAEQVGAKDIEFDKVVPLIRPTSNIVASGADFEADLFITAAASGMNPSFKYNGKEVPSETNENGIKYGKIKFPAKASSYDPKTLMSEQKFKAEISLNDSTYEINHTYYVVKPVIQVRSAALQALYMNCGNELDIQVPALGTSYNPSFSSSEASVVKGSRTGLVTVIPKGRSKVKLTVSNSGNVLGTETFDVKKVPPPTIEITSRNRPVDFENGVSAAALTTVKVGAEAEENFAREVPNDARYRVRKVSVKLARSGRQIKAEDFTSENIDLRAWRSLFRAGDNLIIKIEDVSRRTYQGGNEKVKPANTIYSIPIK; encoded by the coding sequence ATGGCTGGCGGAAAAGAAACCCCAAGACAGAGGATGATCGGCATGATGTACCTGGTGTTAACAGCATTGTTAGCATTGAACGTAAGTAGTGCCGTTCTCGAAAAGTTTGTGTTTATAGATGAGACCTTAAAGGAATCTGGAGCTCAGATTTCTGAAAAGAATGGTAAAACATTAACTGCTATCACTGGAGAAGTTAAGAAAAAAGGTGATAGGGGAAATGATGTTGTAGTTCTGAATAAGGCCAAGAAGGTACGTGAAATGACTCAAGAAACTTTAACCTATATGGATGGTCTAAGAGACCGAATGGTTGAAGAAACTGGAGGTAGAGACGAAGAAGGTAACTTAGTTGGTACTAAGGACACTGAAGGCGTAGGTAACGTTATGATCAGAAATGGTGAAGGTGATAAGCTTCAAAAGATGCTTAATGATTATGCTAAGCAATTAAGCACGATGACTGGAGATAAATTTGAGCCTTTAGCCAAAGATGCTAAAGATATTCCTATAGCCGCGAGTGATCCTAATCAAGCAAAGAAAGCTTTTGCGGAGTACTACTTTGCTGAAACTCCTACGGCTGCGGGTATGGCAACGATTAGCCAACTTGAAACAGAATTGTTAGGTTATGAAGCTAGAGCTTTGGAAGATTTAGCAGAGCAAGTTGGTGCAAAGGATATCGAATTTGATAAAGTGGTTCCATTGATTAGACCTACTTCAAATATTGTAGCATCTGGTGCTGATTTCGAAGCAGACTTATTTATTACTGCAGCAGCTTCAGGTATGAATCCTTCGTTTAAGTATAATGGTAAAGAAGTGCCATCTGAAACTAATGAAAACGGTATCAAATACGGAAAGATTAAATTCCCTGCTAAGGCATCTAGTTATGATCCAAAGACTTTAATGTCGGAGCAGAAATTTAAAGCTGAAATTAGCTTGAACGACAGTACTTATGAAATTAATCATACGTACTATGTGGTGAAACCAGTTATTCAGGTAAGATCAGCAGCGTTACAAGCTCTTTATATGAACTGTGGAAATGAGTTAGATATACAGGTTCCGGCATTAGGAACCAGCTATAATCCTAGCTTTAGTTCAAGTGAAGCTTCTGTTGTAAAAGGAAGCAGAACAGGTTTGGTTACTGTAATTCCTAAAGGAAGAAGCAAAGTTAAATTAACTGTTAGTAACTCAGGCAATGTTTTAGGTACTGAAACGTTTGATGTTAAAAAGGTTCCACCTCCAACAATCGAGATTACTTCTAGAAACAGACCAGTTGATTTCGAAAACGGTGTTAGCGCAGCTGCTTTAACTACTGTGAAAGTTGGTGCTGAAGCTGAGGAGAACTTCGCAAGAGAAGTGCCGAATGATGCACGTTATAGAGTAAGAAAAGTGAGTGTTAAATTAGCTCGTTCTGGAAGACAAATTAAAGCTGAAGATTTCACTTCTGAGAATATAGATTTAAGAGCTTGGAGAAGCCTTTTTAGAGCTGGTGATAACTTGATTATAAAAATAGAAGACGTTAGCAGAAGAACATACCAAGGTGGAAATGAGAAGGTAAAACCTGCTAACACCATCTACAGTATTCCAATTAAATAA